The genomic region ATATAGGCTTGGGAAAATCTACTATAATCTAAGGCATTCATTCGTTCAACAATATAGTTACGAATTCGCTGAACTCTTTTTTGAACGCTATATGTTTCTCACCGGTAGCAGGTCCATTAAAGCCCGTATGTATTTTTCTGACTTCTCCATTTTTATCTATAAATATAGTGGTAGGATATGAAAGTATGTGGTTTAACATAGGTAATTTTTCTTGGGCTTTTGCCTTGTCAGCGGTACCGTACTGTGCCAAAAGAATAGGATAAGGCACCCCAATCCTCTTTTGTAACCTTTCAATACTTTTGAAAGCGGCTTCTTTTGTTTTTGCATATTCAAAAGCCAATGCAACCACTTTTAGGTCATCGTTTTGATTGCTTTTTAGGTATTTGGTATAAAATTTGGTTTCATCCAGACAATTGGGGCACCATGTACCCATAATCTGTACTAAAACCACCTTGTTCTTAAACGCTTCATCTTGTAGGGAGACCATATCGCCCTCGACATTGGGAAAGGAAAACGCCAAGGTATCATACCCTTCTTTCAAAAACGTTAGGGAATTGGCATCGGGCAATTCAAAAGTATCATCTCTTTTGGCAACAAAGGATTCTCGTGAATGGTTGCCGGAATAAAAGATACCATTGAGTGTACTGTCAGAAACTTTGGCCGTGAACAAAAAAGCATGTGCCCCGTCAAAAGCAGAAAGTTTTAGGGAATCCCCATCGACTATGCCCTCCAAATATCTGTAATCTCCGGTGGTCGTCCGAAACGTTCCTGTCACCTTATCTCCCTTTTGTTCAAAGATTCCTTTCCCCAAGTAGCTATCTGGCGTATTGGGCAGAAATTCGGTTTTCCAAATACCATTAACATCTTTGTTTGATGAACCCTTGTTTTTAAATCGGTAGGATACATTATGATAAGCCTTAAATGGCACTACCCTGTCCAAACTTTCTTTGATGAAACTACCGGTAATCACATTTTTGTTGAATGTACCGGCCAAGTAACCTTCGAACACTGGAGCTTTTATAAATATGGAATCGTTTTTTACTTCGATTTCATCTACTTGAATTACTTCGTCCGCATTATAAATCTCTATTTTATAGTGGCTTTCATTGTCCTTTATCAATTTAAAGTTAAAAGGCAATACTTCTGTATCGGTAATTTCCAGTTCTGTCAACCACATACCTTCTGAAAGCGTTTTTTTCTCGACATCGGAACATGAAAAAAACAGTAAGGGCAATAATATAACAAATAAGAATCGTGACATATCTATTTTTAATCCGTTGAAAGATTTAATCTGAATACAAAACATCGAAATAACGATAAAAACCTTACACTAAGAAATAAAATAATTACGATGCCATGGCTATTGAATCTATTGGACCATTGTTTTATCTTTGAGCTCTTTAAAACTAACCGATGAAAATTTCCTATAACTGGTTAAAACAGTTTATTACCATTGACTGGGCCGCTGAGCAAACTGCGGAACTATTGACTGATCTGGGTTTGGAGGTAGAAGGCATATCTACTTTTGAATCTGTTCAAGGCGGACTGCAAGGTGTCGTTGTAGGTCATGTTCTTACCTGTGAAAAGCATCCCAATGCCGATAAGTTAAAACTAACGACCGTAGATATAGGTCAGGAAACTCCCGTACAAATCGTATGCGGTGCTCCAAACGTTGATATAGGGCAAAAAGTACCTGTAGCCACTATTGGGACCACATTATATTCCACAGAAGGTGAAGCGTGGAAAATCAAAAAAGGAAAGATCCGTGGGGAGGAAAGCCACGGCATGATATGTGCTGAA from Costertonia aggregata harbors:
- a CDS encoding TlpA disulfide reductase family protein, encoding MSRFLFVILLPLLFFSCSDVEKKTLSEGMWLTELEITDTEVLPFNFKLIKDNESHYKIEIYNADEVIQVDEIEVKNDSIFIKAPVFEGYLAGTFNKNVITGSFIKESLDRVVPFKAYHNVSYRFKNKGSSNKDVNGIWKTEFLPNTPDSYLGKGIFEQKGDKVTGTFRTTTGDYRYLEGIVDGDSLKLSAFDGAHAFLFTAKVSDSTLNGIFYSGNHSRESFVAKRDDTFELPDANSLTFLKEGYDTLAFSFPNVEGDMVSLQDEAFKNKVVLVQIMGTWCPNCLDETKFYTKYLKSNQNDDLKVVALAFEYAKTKEAAFKSIERLQKRIGVPYPILLAQYGTADKAKAQEKLPMLNHILSYPTTIFIDKNGEVRKIHTGFNGPATGEKHIAFKKEFSEFVTILLNE